One genomic region from Candidatus Hydrogenedentota bacterium encodes:
- a CDS encoding tetratricopeptide repeat protein has translation MQRARMTAKILVLVCLAGFFLQLPGCTTPSSNVPMTATPVTKNRILEEGSADKQVEEARRMIEAGDYNIVIPRLLQVIQKYPYSDAAMDARYWLAVSYYNIKSYRDAINLFDEYLHESPHGRYAEESAQRIAELRKEYTEEFGSPDQLDTAITGLWNTVKEEPTNYKAKWELADLLWKRGDYDMAGEMYANIIEKYPTYATDVRLKDRIEFKPDGSYTLLTPEEREKRAVEQEPLVITNLNDFRAGTDIGAGERSYYRGQDYYVVTGQAHNRGDSVLYGVQVNVTVFGFGNMIYDTSTVNIGRLNPGEARAFVVRFSIFDDIENVTRYEAIGTFQR, from the coding sequence ATGCAACGTGCACGCATGACCGCCAAAATCCTTGTGTTAGTATGCCTTGCGGGATTCTTCTTACAGCTTCCGGGGTGCACTACCCCGTCAAGCAACGTCCCGATGACGGCCACTCCGGTGACCAAGAACCGCATCCTCGAAGAAGGGTCGGCCGACAAGCAGGTAGAGGAAGCCCGCCGGATGATCGAGGCGGGCGACTACAACATAGTCATTCCCCGGCTGCTTCAGGTGATTCAGAAGTACCCGTATTCGGATGCTGCGATGGACGCCCGGTATTGGCTTGCGGTGTCTTATTACAACATTAAGAGTTATCGAGACGCCATCAACCTGTTTGACGAATACCTGCATGAATCGCCTCATGGGCGTTACGCTGAAGAAAGCGCCCAGCGCATCGCGGAGCTTCGTAAGGAGTACACGGAGGAGTTCGGCTCACCGGATCAGCTTGATACGGCGATCACGGGACTGTGGAACACGGTCAAGGAAGAGCCCACAAACTACAAGGCGAAGTGGGAATTGGCGGACTTGCTTTGGAAGCGCGGTGACTATGATATGGCAGGCGAGATGTATGCCAACATCATCGAGAAGTATCCGACCTATGCAACGGACGTTCGCTTGAAAGACCGTATCGAGTTCAAGCCGGATGGCAGCTATACGCTATTGACGCCGGAAGAGAGAGAGAAACGGGCTGTTGAGCAGGAACCCCTGGTCATTACGAATTTGAACGATTTCCGGGCGGGCACGGATATTGGCGCCGGCGAACGGTCGTATTACCGGGGGCAAGACTATTACGTGGTTACGGGACAGGCACACAACCGCGGCGACAGCGTCTTGTATGGCGTGCAGGTGAATGTGACGGTGTTCGGCTTCGGCAACATGATTTACGACACCAGCACAGTCAATATCGGGCGGCTGAACCCGGGCGAAGCACGGGCGTTTGTGGTGCGATTCAGCATCTTTGATGATATCGAGAATGTAACACGGTACGAGGCTATCGGAACATTTCAACGGTAG